In Torulaspora delbrueckii CBS 1146 chromosome 1, complete genome, one genomic interval encodes:
- the SRP21 gene encoding signal recognition particle subunit SRP21 (similar to Saccharomyces cerevisiae SRP21 (YKL122C); ancestral locus Anc_2.449) codes for MSVKPIDTFITNSVQLFEANPSQTIFSISYKCKSKSTQKKPVVSFKTHNSHLSNHYKFKTNKSKDVSRLLSALGPRGVSITRGKIEKRAMKPVTKKLGKKNKKKAHVKDVVGLSTLMVNTDVKEYVPVVEETTKQTEATSSKKKKQNKNRGKKKR; via the coding sequence ATGTCAGTTAAGCCTATAGATACGTTTATCACCAACAGTGTGCAATTATTCGAAGCCAATCCCTCGCAAACGATCTTCTCGATATCCTACAAATGCAAATCTAAGAGCACACAAAAGAAACCCGTTGTGTCATTTAAGACTCACAACTCACATTTATCCAACCATTACAAGTTTAAGACCAACAAGAGTAAAGATGTCTCGAGACTTTTAAGTGCATTGGGACCCAGAGGTGTTTCAATAACTCGTGGAAAGATCGAAAAGAGGGCCATGAAGCCTGTAACTAAAAAGCTTGGtaagaagaacaaaaagaAGGCTCATGTGAAAGATGTTGTCGGGTTGAGTACTCTGATGGTCAATACTGATGTGAAGGAATACGTTCCcgttgttgaagagactaCTAAGCAAACTGAAGCGACTTCATctaaaaagaagaagcagaacAAGAATAGAGGTAAGAAAAAACGTTAA
- the DGR2 gene encoding Dgr2p (similar to Saccharomyces cerevisiae YKL121W and YMR102C; ancestral locus Anc_2.450) — protein MFRNKHHHKEGSKSRESISKSEDDPFSSDEGDQTDIVDSTAIPVAADNDNKSTSGSSSQASADFQPLTFNVKISQEEANARSAAQPIPETLLKVKEKLSKGPGRNHDSTLRNFLGSIDRDQFESYLKEPHYIKVEKKGKHLRQFRRLFLAQQMKSYEDDDDNNEKSSKGKSNSSRREPSSRAIWVTKFSLDGKYMATGSKDGSLCIWKVIGSPAERWELDFSQESQKAFKMKSLMVRQQLLGGSPKGSLSGDSKSNLTNEKPNSKVSTSSLYAPVFHPNPIRRFNEHTSDILDMDWSKNNFLVTSSMDKSVRLWHPERSSSLTAFYHPDFVTCVLFHPSDDRFIITGCLDHKCRLWSILDNEVTFEFDCQDLVTSITVSPGDGEYTIVGTFNGYVIVLTTRGLEFVSSFHVTDKDTQVEDNQDLLGPGSKTHHGPRLTCLQCFKPTSYGSLRLVVTSNDCRIRVFDLKTKKCLEILRGFESGVSQHRAQLTYWKNQPLVVCGSDDHWVYSWKLQSSDSHEPSKETSKPHKTGEGLRRLISNSLHHNSETKNRHHNPGSLHLSDLLPRPHGIASSQPIKNTRSISFHAHHAPVTTANLAPPETSKSLSMSNDLICDTSLEFYKETDTLEVIGRKDDYSDADRESVSTDTEPLGSAIGSDYEARTTPGVVEAIGTIMVTTDTKGLIRVFRADMPRNIRERVLERLRDVKHAKFNSSDSLNSYSQASVGSQGPIGRFNTASLICPVKSCNTQQADETPVGRLRGSSVFKNSLFNSSNGSLNSANTSRDTKRSASMGKNGPAAGLRCEVCNGTKFTALSNSAASAREAGYYCADCGTMLNNFR, from the coding sequence ATGTTTCGGAATAAGCATCATCATAAAGAGGGTTCAAAGAGCAGAGAAAGTATTAGCAAGTCCGAAGATGATCCCTTTTCGAGCGACGAAGGCGATCAGACGGATATCGTAGATTCGACAGCCATTCCAGTCGCTGCTGATAATGATAATAAGAGCACCTCCGGCTCCTCGAGTCAAGCTTCAGCTGATTTTCAGCCATTGACGTTCAATGTTAAAATaagtcaagaagaagccaatGCAAGATCAGCTGCTCAACCAATTCCGGAGACTTTACTGAAAGTGAAAGAGAAGCTTTCCAAAGGACCAGGACGAAACCATGATTCTACACTTCGGAATTTCTTGGGATCAATTGACAGAGACCAATTTGAGAGTTACTTGAAAGAGCCGCACTACAttaaagttgaaaagaaaggTAAGCATTTAAGGCAATTTAGAAGGTTGTTTTTGGCTCAACAAATGAAATCTTATgaggatgacgatgataataatgaaaaaaGTAGTAAAGGCAAGTCGAATTCTTCGAGAAGAGAGCCTTCATCAAGGGCGATTTGGGTGACAAAGTTCAGCCTAGACGGAAAATATATGGCCACGGGAAGTAAAGATGGGAGTCTTTGTATATGGAAGGTTATTGGATCCCCTGCTGAAAGATGGGagcttgatttttctcAGGAATCGCAGAAGGCCTTTAAAATGAAATCGTTAATGGTCAGACAACAATTATTAGGCGGAAGCCCAAAAGGCTCTTTGAGTGGTGATTCTAAAAGTAACCTAACAAATGAGAAACCAAACTCCAAAGTCAGCACGTCCAGTTTATATGCTCCTGTTTTTCATCCGAATCCAATCAGAAGGTTCAACGAACATACATCTGACATTTTGGACATGGACTGGTCAAAAAATAACTTCCTAGTCACATCATCTATGGATAAGTCTGTTCGCCTATGGCATCCTGAACGTTCTTCGTCCCTGACAGCTTTCTACCACCCAGATTTCGTTACTTGCGTCCTTTTCCATCCATCTGATGATCGTTTTATAATAACCGGTTGCTTGGACCACAAGTGCAGGCTGTGGTCAATCCTTGACAATGAGGTGacatttgaatttgattgtCAAGACTTAGTCACTTCAATCACGGTTTCCCCAGGAGACGGAGAGTACACGATAGTCGGTACATTCAACGGGTATGTGATAGTCCTCACAACTCGTGGCCTTGAGTTTGTATCTTCATTCCACGTCACGGATAAGGACACACAGGTGGAGGATAACCAAGATTTACTTGGACCAGGGTCGAAAACGCATCATGGCCCACGTCTGACTTGCTTGCAATGCTTCAAACCTACAAGTTACGGCTCACTTCGACTAGTAGTCACATCTAATGATTGCAGAATTCGAgtttttgatttgaagactaAAAAGTGTCTTGAAATACTTAGAGGCTTCGAGAGCGGTGTCTCACAACATCGGGCACAGTTGACGTATTGGAAAAACCAACCTTTGGTAGTGTGTGGCAGTGACGACCATTGGGTATACTCATGGAAACTTCAATCCTCAGATTCCCATGAACCCAGTAAAGAGACCTCTAAACCTCATAAGACTGGTGAAGGCTTAAGAAGATTAATTAGTAATTCGTTACATCACAACAGCGAGACTAAAAATCGGCATCATAATCCAGGTTCTTTGCATCTAAGTGATCTCTTGCCGCGCCCTCATGGCATTGCATCGTCACAGCCCATCAAAAATACCCGCTCCATCTCGTTTCATGCACATCATGCTCCTGTTACCACGGCGAACTTGGCACCACCAGAGACAAGCAAGAGTTTGTCAATGTCAAACGATTTGATCTGCGATACTTCTCTCGAATTTTACAAGGAAACGGATACTTTGGAAGTTATCGGCAGAAAGGATGATTATTCTGACGCAGACCGTGAATCTGTCTCAACCGATACTGAGCCTTTGGGATCCGCCATAGGTAGCGATTACGAAGCCAGAACTACCCCAGGTGTAGTAGAAGCTATTGGAACGATCATGGTTACCACCGATACGAAAGGTCTGATTCGAGTTTTTAGAGCAGATATGCCAAGAAACATACGAGAAAGAGTGCTAGAAAGGTTACGAGACGTTAAACACGCCAAGTTCAATAGTTCAGATTCGCTAAATTCATATTCGCAGGCCAGTGTCGGCAGTCAGGGACCTATTGGTCGATTTAACACAGCAAGCCTGATATGTCCCGTAAAATCCTGCAATACACAGCAAGCGGATGAAACGCCAGTGGGACGTCTAAGAGGTAGCTCCgtcttcaagaattcattGTTCAACTCCTCTAACGGCAGCCTGAACTCAGCCaatacttcaagagatACTAAGAGATCAGCCTCGATGGGCAAGAACGGTCCCGCCGCAGGCCTCAGGTGCGAAGTGTGCAACGGCACAAAATTTACTGCATTGTCGAACTCCGCTGCCTCTGCAAGAGAAGCAGGCTACTATTGTGCAGACTGTGGTACCATGTTGAACAACTTCAGGTAA
- the OAC1 gene encoding Oac1p (similar to Saccharomyces cerevisiae OAC1 (YKL120W); ancestral locus Anc_2.451), with protein MSEKANEGKVIEKSAAQKISKFGSFTAGGLAACIAVTVTNPIELVKIRMQLQGELSSSLQRTYKNPVQGMGVIFKNEGIRGLQKGLVAAYIYQICLNGSRLGFYEPLRGVMNKTFYPEEEPHKVQNVTINVVSGAASGIIGAVLGSPLFLVKTRLQSYSDVVKIGEQTHYTGVWNGLKTIFQKEGFMGLYRGVDAAILRTGAGSSVQLPIYNTAKHFLLNHDIMKDGTGLHLTASTISGLGVAVVMNPWDVILTRIYNQKGDLYKGPLDCFIKTVRIEGVSALYKGFEAQVFRIAPHTIICLTMMEQTMKLVYSIERQVLGH; from the coding sequence ATGTCGGAAAAAGCTAACGAAGGGAAGGTGATAGAGAAGAGCGCTGCTCAAAAGATCAGCAAGTTTGGTTCTTTTACTGCAGGTGGATTGGCAGCATGTATTGCCGTTACTGTAACGAATCCGATCGAGTTGGTCAAGATCAGAATGCAATTGCAAGGTGAATTATCTTCCAGCTTGCAGAGAACTTATAAGAACCCAGTTCAGGGTATGGGAGtcattttcaagaatgaagGTATTAGAGGTTTGCAAAAAGGTCTAGTGGCTGCTTATATTTACCAAATATGTTTGAACGGATCAAGATTGGGATTTTACGAGCCATTGAGAGGAGTCATGAACAAAACTTTTTACCCAGAGGAAGAACCACACAAAGTTCAAAATGTTACCATTAATGTTGTCTCTGGTGCGGCATCTGGTATTATAGGTGCTGTTTTAGGGTCCCCTCTGTTTTTGGTTAAGACTAGATTACAATCCTACTCTGATGTCGTCAAGATTGGTGAACAAACGCACTACACCGGTGTGTGGAATGGTCTTAAGACTATCTTCCAAAAGGAAGGTTTCATGGGTCTATACCGTGGTGTCGATGCAGCCATCTTGAGAACCGGTGCTGGCTCTTCGGTCCAATTGCCCATCTACAATACAGCCAAGCACTTCCTACTCAATCATGATATAATGAAGGATGGTACAGGTCTACATTTGACAGCTAGTACAATCTCTGGTCTTGGTGTCGCTGTTGTGATGAACCCATGGGATGTTATCTTGACCAGAATTTATAATCAAAAAGGTGATCTATACAAGGGTCCATTGGATTGTTTCATCAAGACTGTCAGAATCGAAGGTGTGTCAGCTCTTTACAAAGGTTTCGAAGCGCAAGTGTTCAGAATCGCACCTCATACCATCATATGTCTGACGATGATGGAGCAGACCATGAAGTTGGTTTACTCCATCGAGAGACAAGTTTTGGGTCACTGA